The sequence TCGCTTGTTTAAACTTCTCAACATTAATCCCATTATTAATAACAACAAATTTATCTAATTTTTCTTTTGGTATCTTCAGCCACTCAATTAAATTAAAATGTACCTTTTCCGATACCGAAATCACACCATCATATTTGGAATAAATATATCTATCCAAATATCTAAAATAAAACTTCGTCCTTCTCCTGTTATAACTGCTGTGCTCAGTAGTTATAAATTTTACACCTTTAAGTTTTAGCAACACTCTGGTGAGACCAACCCAATATTGTGTTGGAAATAAGTGAGCATGAACAACATCATAATTACCTTTAATTATATATTTTCTTATATAAAAAACATTCAATGGGCTATACATTTTTCTATAAGGTACAACATCTACCTTGACGCCATTTTCCTCTAATTTTTCTTTAAACACATTTTTTTCATCAGTAAGTAAAAGAACCTCAACCTCTACCCCATTTTTTCTATTCATAAGCGGAATTATATCACTAATTAATCTTTCCGCACCCCCAGCACCAAGCCCATTAATAATATGCAACACCTTCAAAACTACCACTCCGATTCATAGAATTTTACCCAGGATTTCCTTTACTTACTACTTTTTAATCAAATTTATATACGGAATAATTCTTATCCTAAATATTCTCATGATACCACTTAACGACTTCCACAAACCCCTTCTTAAAATCCCACTCCGGATTATAATTTAACAAGTCTTTTGACTTAGTAATATCGGCTAAACTGTGCTTAATATCACCCGGACGTGATTTAACATACTTAGGATCTAATCTAATCCCCAATTCCTCACACATTAATTCATATAATCGATTAATTGAAATCTTTTTTCCAAAAGCAATATTAAAAGCCTGTCCACAGGCCTCTTGGGGAGCAATACATGCCTTTAAATTAGCCTCAATTACATTTTCTATATAAGTAAAGTCTCTGGTTTGTTCACCATCTCCATAAATTTCAACCTGTTTATTAACTTTTAATCCTTTAATAAACTTAGGGATTACCGCAGCATATTCTGAATCCGGATTTTGACGGGGACCAAAAACATTAAAATATCTTAAACCAATACACCCTAACCCATATACTTTTGTATATAATTTACCATAATACTCATTTACTTGTTTTGTTAATGCATATGGAGATAACACTTCTCCTTCT comes from Clostridia bacterium and encodes:
- a CDS encoding glycosyltransferase, with protein sequence MKVLHIINGLGAGGAERLISDIIPLMNRKNGVEVEVLLLTDEKNVFKEKLEENGVKVDVVPYRKMYSPLNVFYIRKYIIKGNYDVVHAHLFPTQYWVGLTRVLLKLKGVKFITTEHSSYNRRRTKFYFRYLDRYIYSKYDGVISVSEKVHFNLIEWLKIPKEKLDKFVVINNGINVEKFKQA
- a CDS encoding SDR family oxidoreductase, with the protein product MLDKNIKIPLGTKFLVTGAAGFIGSNLVERLLDMGYEVRGLDNFSMGKRENVKEFICNFRYEFMDGDIRDFTTCLNACTDIDYVLHQAALGSVPRSMEEPLIYEDNNIKGTAKMMEAARKRGVKRFIYASSSSVYGDSVKLPKKEGEEGEVLSPYALTKQVNEYYGKLYTKVYGLGCIGLRYFNVFGPRQNPDSEYAAVIPKFIKGLKVNKQVEIYGDGEQTRDFTYIENVIEANLKACIAPQEACGQAFNIAFGKKISINRLYELMCEELGIRLDPKYVKSRPGDIKHSLADITKSKDLLNYNPEWDFKKGFVEVVKWYHENI